The segment TGTCGTTTTCCGATAATATTAAGAGCATGGCATCATTCGCTTTGACTAGAGCTTCACAATGAGAAGATACATCAGACAAGAGAGGGTGATGGAATGTCCTCCAAAAAGGATTTGGCACTGGGCTTGTTCATTATCGCAGCAGGCTTGTTTATTCTCCTCGGAAAGCTGGGCTTCTTTGCATTCCTGGGCCGTAACCTGTGGCCGCTGCTGCTGCTTGTTCCCGGAGTATTGCTGCATCTGTGGTACTTTACAAGAAGAAGGTCTGCAGAGCTGTTAATCCCTGCCGGCATTTTAACGGTGTATGGCGTGCTGTTTCTGATCTGCAGCCTCGGGGGCTGGCATCTGCTGAACGCCCTGTGGCCGATTCTGATTCTGGGAGTAGGCGTCGGCATTTACGAATACGATTTTTTTGAATCTCCACGATCCCGAGGAGCCTTTCTCGTATCTTCCGGGCTGATTGCTTTATCCCTGCTGCTGCTCGTATTTACATGGTGGGGCACGAGTGTCATTTATGTGGTGGCTCTCGGTTTGATTATAGCTGGGGTGTGGATGATCTACGGTCGCAGCCGCAAAAAGAACAGCCGGTGGAGCCGGGGCTGGTAATCACGGTGGAAGTTTTCTGAAAAGACTTGATTTTTGAAGGACTTAAACGATAGAATAAGATGTATTGTTGAGGCGCGTCGGGATGGATCTAATGTCCGGCGCTTTCTTTGTGGCCCATACGAAAAGAGAGGATTTGAGATAAATTTATGCAATCGAGAGACCAAATTCGCAATATTGCCATCATCGCCCACGTTGACCATGGCAAAACTACCCTGGTAGATCAGCTGCTGCAGCAGTCCGGTATTTTTCAGCAGCACGAAACTCTGCAGGAACGAGCTATGGATTCCAATGACCTGGAGCGGGAACGCGGTATTACCATCCTGGCCAAGAATACGGCTATTACGTATAAAGACTTTCTCATTAATATCGTAGACACTCCAGGCCACGCGGATTTCGGCGGCGAAGTAGAGCGTATTATGAAAATGGTTGACGGCGTCCTGCTCGTGGTAGACGCTTACGAAGGCTGCATGCCGCAGACGAAATTCGTTCTCGGCAAGGCGCT is part of the Paenibacillus algicola genome and harbors:
- a CDS encoding LiaF transmembrane domain-containing protein — protein: MSSKKDLALGLFIIAAGLFILLGKLGFFAFLGRNLWPLLLLVPGVLLHLWYFTRRRSAELLIPAGILTVYGVLFLICSLGGWHLLNALWPILILGVGVGIYEYDFFESPRSRGAFLVSSGLIALSLLLLVFTWWGTSVIYVVALGLIIAGVWMIYGRSRKKNSRWSRGW